One part of the Arabidopsis thaliana chromosome 4, partial sequence genome encodes these proteins:
- a CDS encoding Pectin lyase-like superfamily protein (Pectin lyase-like superfamily protein; FUNCTIONS IN: polygalacturonase activity; INVOLVED IN: carbohydrate metabolic process; LOCATED IN: endomembrane system; EXPRESSED IN: petal, leaf whorl, flower, carpel; EXPRESSED DURING: 4 anthesis, petal differentiation and expansion stage; CONTAINS InterPro DOMAIN/s: Pectin lyase fold/virulence factor (InterPro:IPR011050), Pectin lyase fold (InterPro:IPR012334), Parallel beta-helix repeat (InterPro:IPR006626), Glycoside hydrolase, family 28 (InterPro:IPR000743); BEST Arabidopsis thaliana protein match is: Pectin lyase-like superfamily protein (TAIR:AT5G27530.1); Has 4255 Blast hits to 4226 proteins in 497 species: Archae - 6; Bacteria - 1313; Metazoa - 14; Fungi - 1277; Plants - 1500; Viruses - 4; Other Eukaryotes - 141 (source: NCBI BLink).) has translation MKTILDISILINFLCFGIVYGKNYNVLNFDAKGDGQTDDSEAFLQAWTAACGGDGDIKTLLIPSGKTFLLQPTVFQGPCKSSSIKVQLDGTIVAPSDKFAWSDPISRMWIKFSTVSGLIIVGSGTIDSRGSSFWELNLKASQRPTALHISKCDNLRINGITSIDSPKNHISIKTCNTVAISNINLFAPETSPNTDGIDISDSTNINIFDSTIQTGDDCIAINSGSSNINITGINCGPGHGISVGSLGAGGAEAKVSDVQVTHCTFNQTTNGARIKTWLGGQGYARNISFTDITLVNTKNPIIIDQHYIDKGRLTEESAVAISNVKFVDFRGTSSNKNAITLKCSETTHCVDVVMDGIDITMANGGKPKVNCQYVDGESSDTDLMRDCFKNNTSS, from the exons ATG aAAACCATATTGGATATTTCGATCTTGAtaaattttctctgttttggtaTTGTATACGGCAAAAATTACAACGTACTCAATTTTGATGCCAAAGGAGATGGTCAAACTGATGATTCAGAg GCTTTTCTACAAGCATGGACTGCTGCATGTGGCGGAGACGGGGACATAAAAACACTTCTTATACCTTCCGGCAAAACATTTTTACTTCAACCTACTGTGTTTCAAGGCCCATGTAAATCTAGTTCGATAAAAGTTCAG TTGGATGGCACCATCGTTGCACCTAGTGACAAATTCGCATGGTCGGACCCCATCTCCCGAATGTGGATCAAATTTTCAACTGTGTCTGGCCTAATAATCGTTGGTTCGGGAACCATTGATAGTCGTGGTTCATCTTTTTGGGAG cttAATCTGAAAGCTTCTCAACGACCTACA GCATTACATATCAGCAAATGTGACAACCTTAGGATAAACGGGATAACATCGATTGATAGTccaaaaaatcatatatcaatcaaaacatgTAATACTGTTgcaatatcaaatataaatctttttgCACCTGAGACAAGTCCCAATACAGATGGGATTGATATAAGTGACTCGACTAATATCAACATATTTGACTCTACAATTCAAACTG GTGACGATTGTATAGCAATCAATAGTGGAAGTTCTAATATTAACATCACTGGAATCAATTGTGGACCTGGTCATGGGATAAG TGTGGGGAGTTTAGGAGCAGGTGGAGCAGAAGCTAAAGTGAGTGATGTTCAAGTGACACATTGCACTTTCAATCAGACGACGAATGGAGCTAGAATCAAGACATGGCTg GGTGGACAAGGATATGCAAGAAACATAAGTTTTACGGACATCACACTCGTTAACACAAAAAATCCAATTATAATCGACCAACATTATATAGATAAAGGACGTCTTACAGAG GAATCAGCAGTAGCTATTAGTAATGTAAAATTTGTCGATTTTCGCGGAACATcgtcaaataaaaatgctatAACGCTTAAATGTAGCGAAACTACACATTGTGTAGACGTCGTTATGGATGGAATTGATATTACCATGGCAAATGGAGGAAAGCCTAAAGTTAATTGTCAATATGTTGATGGAGAGTCCAGTGACACTGATTTGATGCGAGACTGCTTTAAAAATAACACTAGTTCTTGA
- a CDS encoding Pectin lyase-like superfamily protein has translation MWIKFSTVSGLIIVGSGTIDSRGSSFWELNLKASQRPTALHISKCDNLRINGITSIDSPKNHISIKTCNTVAISNINLFAPETSPNTDGIDISDSTNINIFDSTIQTGDDCIAINSGSSNINITGINCGPGHGISVGSLGAGGAEAKVSDVQVTHCTFNQTTNGARIKTWLGGQGYARNISFTDITLVNTKNPIIIDQHYIDKGRLTEESAVAISNVKFVDFRGTSSNKNAITLKCSETTHCVDVVMDGIDITMANGGKPKVNCQYVDGESSDTDLMRDCFKNNTSS, from the exons ATGTGGATCAAATTTTCAACTGTGTCTGGCCTAATAATCGTTGGTTCGGGAACCATTGATAGTCGTGGTTCATCTTTTTGGGAG cttAATCTGAAAGCTTCTCAACGACCTACA GCATTACATATCAGCAAATGTGACAACCTTAGGATAAACGGGATAACATCGATTGATAGTccaaaaaatcatatatcaatcaaaacatgTAATACTGTTgcaatatcaaatataaatctttttgCACCTGAGACAAGTCCCAATACAGATGGGATTGATATAAGTGACTCGACTAATATCAACATATTTGACTCTACAATTCAAACTG GTGACGATTGTATAGCAATCAATAGTGGAAGTTCTAATATTAACATCACTGGAATCAATTGTGGACCTGGTCATGGGATAAG TGTGGGGAGTTTAGGAGCAGGTGGAGCAGAAGCTAAAGTGAGTGATGTTCAAGTGACACATTGCACTTTCAATCAGACGACGAATGGAGCTAGAATCAAGACATGGCTg GGTGGACAAGGATATGCAAGAAACATAAGTTTTACGGACATCACACTCGTTAACACAAAAAATCCAATTATAATCGACCAACATTATATAGATAAAGGACGTCTTACAGAG GAATCAGCAGTAGCTATTAGTAATGTAAAATTTGTCGATTTTCGCGGAACATcgtcaaataaaaatgctatAACGCTTAAATGTAGCGAAACTACACATTGTGTAGACGTCGTTATGGATGGAATTGATATTACCATGGCAAATGGAGGAAAGCCTAAAGTTAATTGTCAATATGTTGATGGAGAGTCCAGTGACACTGATTTGATGCGAGACTGCTTTAAAAATAACACTAGTTCTTGA
- a CDS encoding selection/upkeep of intraepithelial T-cells protein (Arabidopsis protein of unknown function (DUF241); LOCATED IN: chloroplast; CONTAINS InterPro DOMAIN/s: Protein of unknown function DUF241, plant (InterPro:IPR004320); BEST Arabidopsis thaliana protein match is: unknown protein (TAIR:AT4G01590.2); Has 1807 Blast hits to 1807 proteins in 277 species: Archae - 0; Bacteria - 0; Metazoa - 736; Fungi - 347; Plants - 385; Viruses - 0; Other Eukaryotes - 339 (source: NCBI BLink).): MEGLDSVFLSNQTTHQPVRSASLPSRIHPLSVKLRTALSRLSIWRRSSSSISVSASFGYETVLVGLVNLTELYGCVHELLESPYVKHTLLHHQEGKLLDESLDGSVLLLDVYEGTREVIVAMREHVTNLKSALRRKGSLEKEAKAYFNLRKKAKKEISKQINALKKMETRDISTNTDQDSAIASTSVLRETIQITVSMFRHLLLFLSTIPPPPSPAIFKTTIGLLSIPFVSPSLSDKSLILIKEMKSLDDVFLGSILDSRKTLFEVETMENEKMRRDVVEDGFRDLEAELDSVSKCLVKNRVLFLNILSNCYY, encoded by the coding sequence atggaagGTCTCGATTCAGTCTTCTTGTCTAATCAAACCACACACCAACCGGTTCGATCTGCGAGTCTTCCTTCAAGAATCCATCCACTCTCTGTTAAACTCAGAACAGCTTTGAGCCGGCTCAGTATCTGGCGgagatcttcttcctcaatctcGGTTTCAGCTTCGTTTGGGTATGAGACGGTTCTCGTTGGACTCGTGAACCTCACTGAGCTCTACGGTTGCGTGCATGAGCTACTTGAGTCTCCTTACGTGAAAcacactcttcttcatcaccaggAAGGGAAACTTCTGGACGAATCTTTAGATGGATCTGTTCTGTTGCTCGACGTGTATGAGGGGACACGGGAGGTGATTGTAGCGATGAGAGAACACGTGACGAATCTCAAATCTGCTCTTCGTAGGAAAGGTAGCTTAGAGAAGGAGGCGAAAGCATACTTTAACTTGCGGAAGAAggcaaagaaagaaatctcTAAACAGATTAATGCACTCAAGAAAATGGAAACCAGAGATATTTCCACCAACACAGATCAAGATTCAGCGATAGCATCCACGAGTGTTCTGAGAGAGACAATCCAAATCACTGTCTCGATGTTCAGACATCTTTTGTTGTTCCTATCAACaataccaccaccaccatcgcCCGCAATATTCAAGACTACCATAGGGCTTTTGTCGATTCCTTTCGTATCGCCATCATTATCAGATAAATCTCTGATTCTGATAAAGGAAATGAAGAGTCTTGATGATGTCTTTCTGGGTTCTATTTTGGATTCGAGAAAAACTTTATTCGAAGTAGAAACAATGGAGAACGAGAAGATGAGGAGAGATGTAGTTGAAGATGGTTTTCGTGATCTGGAGGCAGAACTGGACTCTGTTTCCAAGTGTCTAgttaaaaacagagttttgttCCTTAACATCCTCAGTAACTGTTACTACTGA
- a CDS encoding DNA-directed RNA polymerase III subunit codes for MSWKGGRGKPKGYGGDYGKPEPFVIFPEITLPDPKSISTDSQLVVVQSYFTFNKFWMNSPYHLCDGGVSKKEKASLDIERPDNFSKELVGDTRREQRPVKRAKWSQEADLQKLDVFEKLESKFKTQGNEEKEDGEDDEQVVESEGEESDNGDYDQNQDFDDDEDDYNHEEDGGFEEVY; via the exons ATGTCTTGGAAAGGAGGCCGAGGAAAACCAAAAGGATATGGCGGCGATTATGGCAAGCCTGAGCCTTTTGTGATTTTCCCTGAAATTACGTTACCTGATCCAAAATCAATCTCAACAGACTCGCAATTAGTTGTAGTTCAAAGCTACTTTACTTTCAATAAGTTTTGGATGAATTCTCCTTATCACTTATGCGATGGTGGTGTTTCTAAGAAAGAGAAAGCGAGTTTAGATATTGAGAG acCTGATAACTTCTCTAAAGAACTTGTTGGAGATACTCGAAGAGAACAACGGCCTGTGAAGAGAGCTAAATGGAGTCAAGAAGCTGATTTGCAGAAATTGGATGTGTTTGAGAAGCTTGAGTCTAAGTTTAAGACTCAAGGcaatgaagagaaagaagacggagaagatgatgaacaaGTTGTGGAatcagaaggagaagaatcaGATAACGGAGATTATGATCAGAATCAAgactttgatgatgatgaagacgattATAATCATGAGGAGGATGGTGGATTTGAAGAGGTGTATTAA
- a CDS encoding hypothetical protein (DUF241) (Arabidopsis protein of unknown function (DUF241); CONTAINS InterPro DOMAIN/s: Protein of unknown function DUF241, plant (InterPro:IPR004320); BEST Arabidopsis thaliana protein match is: Arabidopsis protein of unknown function (DUF241) (TAIR:AT4G35710.1); Has 1807 Blast hits to 1807 proteins in 277 species: Archae - 0; Bacteria - 0; Metazoa - 736; Fungi - 347; Plants - 385; Viruses - 0; Other Eukaryotes - 339 (source: NCBI BLink).): MSNMLVKNQLRSISLPSSSHPSTTGIEESLNKVKTINTMTGSSESVLMGLEGLEELYNCTEDFLKMGSTQRVMSSSDGSEFMEEMLDGSLRLMDICSVSRDLMVETQEHVRGVQSCVRRKKVVGGEDQLDVAVAGYVGFRKNMRKEAKRLLGSLKNIDGGLSSSSSVNNGEQEEHLVVVVDAMRQVVSVSVAVLRSFLEFLSGRRQSNIKSKLASVLKKKKVHHVEETKNELENLDLEIFCSRNDLQKKLEEVEMSIDGFEKKLEGLFRRLIRTRASLLNIISH; encoded by the coding sequence atgtcgaaTATGCTCGTCAAGAATCAACTAAGATCTATAAGCTTACCTTCAAGCTCGCATCCAAGCACGACCGGTATCGAGGAATCTCTTAACAAGGTCAAAACGATTAACACCATGACGGGTTCGTCCGAATCAGTCTTGATGGGCTTGGAGGGTTTGGAGGAGCTCTACAATTGTACGGAAGATTTTCTGAAAATGGGCTCAACGCAACGGGTTATGTCATCATCTGATGGATCCGAGTTTATGGAGGAGATGCTTGACGGTTCGTTGAGGCTAATGGATATATGCAGTGTCTCGAGGGATCTCATGGTGGAGACTCAAGAGCATGTTCGTGGTGTTCAATCATGTGTCAGGAGAAAGAAAGTAGTCGGAGGAGAAGACCAACTCGATGTCGCCGTCGCGGGGTATGTCGGATTTAGAAAGAACATGAGAAAAGAAGCTAAGAGGCTTCTTGGATCTTTGAAGAACATTGATGGAGGTTtaagttcatcatcatcagtaaATAATGGTGAGCAAGAAGAACATCTTGTGGTGGTTGTAGACGCCATGAGACAAGTAGTTTCCGTTAGCGTCGCGGTGTTGAGGTCGTTTTTGGAATTCTTATCCGGACGACGACAAAGTAACATTAAGAGCAAGCTGGCTTCGgtactaaagaaaaagaaggttCACCATGTTGAGGAGACCAAGAACGAGTTGGAGAATTTGGATCTCGAGATATTCTGTTCTCGTAATGATCTACAAAAGAAGCTTGAGGAAGTTGAGATGAGCATTGATGGATTCGAGAAGAAACTAGAAGGACTATTTCGAAGGTTGATAAGAACACGAGCCTCGCTTCTCAACATAATATCTCattag
- the DAZ3 gene encoding zinc finger (C2H2 type) family protein (zinc finger (C2H2 type) family protein; FUNCTIONS IN: sequence-specific DNA binding transcription factor activity, zinc ion binding, nucleic acid binding; INVOLVED IN: regulation of transcription; LOCATED IN: intracellular; EXPRESSED IN: 8 plant structures; EXPRESSED DURING: L mature pollen stage, M germinated pollen stage, 4 anthesis, petal differentiation and expansion stage; CONTAINS InterPro DOMAIN/s: Zinc finger, C2H2-like (InterPro:IPR015880), Zinc finger, C2H2-type (InterPro:IPR007087); BEST Arabidopsis thaliana protein match is: zinc finger (C2H2 type) family protein (TAIR:AT4G35610.1); Has 1807 Blast hits to 1807 proteins in 277 species: Archae - 0; Bacteria - 0; Metazoa - 736; Fungi - 347; Plants - 385; Viruses - 0; Other Eukaryotes - 339 (source: NCBI BLink).): MSNPEKSKIAEEENENFDESDYLWSDEEGDIREIVLGLPALRLSESLNVDESIRNEAVSAAKLIVAAAKEATGNTEQSASGTGDVSGTPEIIKVGKPRVLLEALAEASGCTPIGVTTTEGEVVKKPRKKGSTQLTHLPQGPPMCNVCGKGFASWKAVFGHLRQHKDRGYLGFLPPPTFNAAEEGFGGVATASTGGAVATAISVGEVPTASSAGGLATASSDGEGLVSSIGRARIDLNADPVEEEDKVIGVGSKRKFDLNRSPPPDGDEENDDKVE, encoded by the coding sequence atGAGTAATCCCGAGAAGTCTAAAATTGCtgaggaagagaatgagaatttTGACGAGAGTGATTATCTTTGGAGCGATGAAGAAGGAGACATACGTGAAATTGTTCTTGGCCTTCCTGCACTAAGACTTAGTGAGAGTCTCAATGTGGATGAAAGCATCCGTAACGAAGCCGTTTCCGCGGCGAAGTTGATCGTGGCAGCCGCCAAGGAAGCCACAGGGAATACAGAACAAAGTGCTAGTGGTACCGGTGACGTTAGTGGAACTCCAGAAATCATAAAAGTTGGGAAACCCCGTGTATTATTGGAAGCGCTGGCCGAAGCATCTGGTTGTACCCCTATTGGGGTGACCACTACTGAAGGAGAGGTAGTCAAGAAACCCCGTAAGAAAGGTTCTACTCAGTTGACACATCTGCCGCAAGGCCCTCCTATGTGTAATGTTTGTGGGAAGGGCTTTGCTTCTTGGAAGGCTGTTTTTGGACATCTAAGGCAGCATAAGGATCGAGGGTATCTAGGTTTTCTTCCTCCGCCAACATTCAATGCTGCTGAGGAAGGATTTGGTGGAGTTGCTACTGCTTCAACCGGTGGTGCAGTAGCCACTGCTATTTCCGTTGGTGAAGTCCCTACTGCTTCTTCCGCTGGTGGACTCGCTACGGCTTCTTCCGATGGTGAAGGGCTTGTTTCAAGTATCGGAAGGGCGAGGATTGACTTAAATGCCGATCCAGTCGAGGAGGAAGACAAGGTAATTGGAGTTGGATCTAAGCGAAAATTTGATCTGAATAGGTCCCCCCCACCAGACGGTGATGAAGAGAACGATGATAAAGTCGAGTGa
- a CDS encoding DUF241 domain protein, putative (DUF241) (Arabidopsis protein of unknown function (DUF241); CONTAINS InterPro DOMAIN/s: Protein of unknown function DUF241, plant (InterPro:IPR004320); BEST Arabidopsis thaliana protein match is: Arabidopsis protein of unknown function (DUF241) (TAIR:AT4G35690.1); Has 1807 Blast hits to 1807 proteins in 277 species: Archae - 0; Bacteria - 0; Metazoa - 736; Fungi - 347; Plants - 385; Viruses - 0; Other Eukaryotes - 339 (source: NCBI BLink).): MANMIIKKQLRSISLPSRSQPSTSGLEESLNKIKTINTTTGSSESILMGLAGLEELYIFLEEFLKMGSKQRVMSSGGSEFMEEMLDGSLRLMDICSVSRDLMVETHEHVRGVQSYVRRKKVSGGGGGDKIDVAVSDYVGFRKNMRKEAKKLLGSLKKVDGGTRSCDNDHEDEQLVAVIDRVRRVVSVSVVVLKSFLELLSRRKSNIKSKLASVLKMKKDNHAPAKNVLETLDSAIFGDFLSHDDLQNELEEVEMCIGGFERNLEGLFRRLIRTRASILNIISH, from the coding sequence atgGCGAATATGATCATTAAGAAACAGTTAAGATCTATAAGTTTACCTTCTAGATCACAACCAAGCACAAGTGGGCTCGAAGAATCTCTTAATAAGATTAAAACAATTAACACCACGACGGGTTCATCCGAGTCGATCTTGATGGGCTTGGCTGGTTTGGAGGAGCTCTACATTTTTCTGGAGGAGTTTCTGAAAATGGGTTCAAAGCAACGGGTTATGTCCTCTGGTGGGTCGGAATTCATGGAGGAAATGCTTGATGGTTCGTTGAGGCTGATGGATATCTGCAGCGTCTCAAGGGATCTAATGGTGGAGACTCACGAGCATGTTCGTGGCGTTCAGTCATAtgttagaagaaagaaagtatctggtggaggaggaggagataaAATCGATGTCGCTGTCTCCGACTATGTCGGATTTAGGAAGAACATGAGAAAAGAAGCCAAGAAGCTTCTAGGATCCTTGAAGAAAGTCGATGGAGGGACTCGTTCATGTGATAATGATCATGAAGATGAACAACTTGTGGCGGTTATAGATAGGGTGAGACGAGTGGTATCGGTAAGTGTCGTCGTATTGAAGTCGTTCTTGGAATTATTGTCCAGACGAAAAAGTAACATAAAGAGCAAGTTGGCGTCGGTactaaagatgaagaaggataACCATGCGCCAGCCAAGAACGTGTTGGAGACATTAGATTCCGCGATTTTCGGAGATTTTTTATCTCATGATGATCTTCAAAATGAGCTTGAAGAGGTTGAGATGTGCATTGGTGGGTTCGAGAGAAATCTAGAAGGGTTGTTTCGAAGGTTGATAAGAACACGAGCCTCGATTCTCAACATAATCTCCCATTAG
- a CDS encoding DUF241 domain protein, putative (DUF241) (Arabidopsis protein of unknown function (DUF241); EXPRESSED IN: 6 plant structures; EXPRESSED DURING: 4 anthesis, C globular stage; CONTAINS InterPro DOMAIN/s: Protein of unknown function DUF241, plant (InterPro:IPR004320); BEST Arabidopsis thaliana protein match is: Arabidopsis protein of unknown function (DUF241) (TAIR:AT4G35690.1); Has 1807 Blast hits to 1807 proteins in 277 species: Archae - 0; Bacteria - 0; Metazoa - 736; Fungi - 347; Plants - 385; Viruses - 0; Other Eukaryotes - 339 (source: NCBI BLink).) gives MYMASLSPRLHKAYKARCVSLPVRSHPSVRRIQEVVSKVRALGSSSLDSRTIVRDSLSGLTELYRCLSEDLFKSSSETQQALLNGDGLMEELLEVSLKYLEVCGGAKDAASRIKKIVVELQSALRRSKKGGEFSLESDVDAYVASRKEIKQEIKKYMVMSKETDASLESVWCDGDDQEMSALVRVMQETSVMTCFVLRSVFSFLSSPKGLKTKNHHHHKGWGIVMKLVKKGIEHHHQEKRDYETGFSCLVLEAMESELGKLVVMMTREDQEEEKKISEEVSERVQCALVRSEGVEAAMEELEEGLEGLFKVMIQARVSLLNILST, from the coding sequence ATGTATATGGCCTCACTGTCTCCGAGACTCCACAAAGCGTACAAAGCTAGATGTGTTAGCTTACCGGTTCGGTCTCATCCGAGTGTTAGGAGGATTCAAGAAGTGGTCTCCAAGGTTAGAGCTTTGGGGTCTTCTTCGTTAGACTCGAGGACAATAGTCCGTGACAGTCTCTCTGGTCTCACCGAGCTTTACAGATGTTTAAGTGAAGATCTCTTCAAGTCTTCTTCTGAAACTCAACAAGCCCTTCTTAATGGTGATGGTTTGATGGAAGAGCTTCTTGAAGTATCACTGAAATACTTAGAGGTTTGTGGAGGAGCTAAGGACGCAGCTTCGAGGATCAAGAAGATTGTTGTCGAGCTTCAGTCTGCTTTGAGAAGGAGCAAGAAAGGAGGTGAGTTTAGCCTCGAGAGTGACGTGGATGCTTATGTGGCGTCTAGGAAAGAGATCAAGCAGGAGATCAAGAAGTATATGGTAATGTCGAAAGAGACAGATGCGTCTTTGGAGAGTGTTTGGTGTGATGGCGATGATCAAGAGATGAGTGCTTTAGTTAGAGTGATGCAAGAGACGAGTGTAATGACTTGTTTCGTCTTACGCTCGGTCTTCTCGTTCTTGTCGTCGCCTAAAGGGTTAAAGACTaagaatcatcatcaccacaaaGGTTGGGGGATTGTTATGAAGCTTGTGAAGAAAGGAATAGAACATCATCACCAGGAGAAAAGAGATTACGAGACGGGATTTTCTTGTCTCGTGCTTGAAGCTATGGAATCTGAGCTTGGGAAGCTCGTTGTGATGATGACAAGggaagatcaagaagaagagaaaaagattagTGAAGAAGTATCTGAGAGGGTTCAATGTGCATTGGTTAGATCCGAAGGTGTAGAGGCAGCCATGGAAGAGCTTGAAGAGGGACTTGAAGGATTGTTCAAGGTAATGATACAAGCTAGAGTCTCTCTTCTTAACATCCTCTCCACTTAA
- a CDS encoding uncharacterized protein (unknown protein; FUNCTIONS IN: molecular_function unknown; INVOLVED IN: biological_process unknown; LOCATED IN: endomembrane system; EXPRESSED IN: embryo, sepal; EXPRESSED DURING: 4 anthesis, C globular stage; Has 30201 Blast hits to 17322 proteins in 780 species: Archae - 12; Bacteria - 1396; Metazoa - 17338; Fungi - 3422; Plants - 5037; Viruses - 0; Other Eukaryotes - 2996 (source: NCBI BLink).) — translation MGKFSSKSAFIILLAFTVMVSVTVQIAEAKRLLSEKTSLNLKASILVKQNGVGFCTPECKELCFATSCYCVCPNLQSLTTSEASVHHEAPLSIKQNELSFCTPKCKELCFGTGCYCVCPNASN, via the exons ATGGGAAAATTTTCATCCAAGTCTGCTTTCATCATCCTTTTAGCTTTTACTG TGATGGTATCCGTGACAGTTCAGATTGCTGAGGCGAAACGTCTCTTATCTGAAAAAACTTCTCTGAATCTTAAAGCTTCAATATTGGTTAAACAAAATGGAGTTGGTTTTTGTACGCCAGAATGCAAAGAGTTATGTTTTGCTACAAGTTGTTATTGCGTTTGTCCTAATCTTCAATCTCTAACCACTAGTGAAGCATCTGTGCATCATGAAGCTCCACTATCGATTAAGCAAAATGAGCTTAGTTTTTGTACGCCAAAATGCAAAGAATTATGTTTTGGTACAGGCTGTTATTGCGTTTGTCCTAACGCCTCCAACTAA